One segment of Bufo gargarizans isolate SCDJY-AF-19 unplaced genomic scaffold, ASM1485885v1 original_scaffold_2029_pilon, whole genome shotgun sequence DNA contains the following:
- the LOC122923873 gene encoding transmembrane protein 169-like isoform X1: MQSEVVPSDAGIEESAPKPNRSAPNSPLRNTLRRAAAAVSFEGATGEATIERKKRKKKEPRPESIIVYRSDNEKVLDDEAANQETGERSTEEGSRFLGTPLSDGGWNMPPDSRYVTLTGTITRGKKKGQMVDIHVTLTEKELQELTRSREPLQDEPIEGKKICSVGPDKGPHVLLWSLLCLPVVFVLSFVVSFYYVTITWYNIFLVYNEERTFWHKITFCPFLIIFYPIIIVVVSLSLATYTAVTQISWSFGEWWHAVKDMEKGFCGWLCSKLGLEDCSPYSIVELLDSDNISGSLSVKGSAQGVETSAV, encoded by the exons ATGCAGAGCGAGGTCGTTCCCAGCGATGCTGGGATTGAGGAGTCTGCCCCAAAACCAAATAGGAGTGCCCCAAATAGTCCCCTAAGGAACACGCTCCGGAGAGCTGCGGCAGCTGTGTCTTTTGAGGGGGCAACAGGAGAGGCGACCATAGAACGgaagaagagaaagaaaaaggaGCCGCGTCCAGAATCCATCATTGTGTATCGCTCGGATAATGAGAAGGTCCTGGATGATGAAGCGGCCAATCAGGAAACCGGGGAGAGAAGTACAGAGGAAGGATCCAGATTTCTGGGGACTCCGCTAAGTGATG GTGGGTGGAATATGCCTCCAGATAGTCGCTATGTCACTTTAACCGGAACAATCACCCGTGGGAAGAAGAAGGGGCAGATGGTGGACATCCATGTCACTTTAACCGAGAAGGAACTTCAAGAACTTACACGATCTAGGGAGCCTTTACAAGACGAGCCGATTGAGGGGAAGAAAATTTGTTCGGTAGGCCCAGATAAAGGTCCTCACGTCCTCTTGTGGAGTCTTCTTTGCTTGCCGGTCGTATTTGTTCTGTCGTTCGTGGTTTCGTTCTATTACGTGACCATTACCTGGTACAACATCTTCTTGGTTTACAACGAGGAGAGGACTTTCTGGCACAAGATCACCTTCTGCCccttcctaataattttttaccCTATCATCATAGTGGTCGTGTCTCTGTCTCTGGCCACGTACACGGCAGTGACTCAGATCTCCTGGTCATTTGGTGAGTGGTGGCACGCGGTGAAGGACATGGAGAAGGGTTTTTGCGGGTGGCTTTGTAGCAAGCTTGGTCTGGAAGACTGTTCTCCCTATAGCATTGTAGAATTACTGGACTCTGACAATATATCGGGTAGTTTGTCGGTGAAGGGCTCTGCGCAGGGCGTGGAGACCTCGGCCGTGTGA